The genomic interval aaggacaggaggaggagtagacgagttttccaagttaacaactggctgcgccgctggtgttggcaacagggctttggtttctatgaccatgggaccctgttcgaagatgggcagctgatggagagagatgggatccaccttaccaagcggggcacacgcgtctttgccaacagattggccagcctggtaaggagggctttaaactaggcaagacgggggaaggggagtggtatagtggcaggagagtcagtaaaacaccgctcgagtcaggatgcctccagcgggtgcatgcagccaggggagacagcatggaacatggctatggaggatcctcttgcacctctcctgggaaacctgcgtgcttgactggctctctgaaatgcctgtatagcaatgcgcgcagcatggggaataagcaggaagatctggagatctgtgtgcggtcgcagggccatgatctcgttgcagttacagagacatggtgggataggttGCATACCTGGAATACTGTCatagatggctacgtgctttttaggaaagacaggccaggaaggcgaggtggtggagttgctctttatgtgagggagcaactagaacacatggagctgtgccttggggttggttgaagagcaagttgagagcctatgggtaaggcttaaagggcaggctaacatgggtgacactgttgtgggggtttgctacaggccacctgatcaggaagaggaagtagatgaggccttctacagacagctggaagtagcctcacgatcacaggccctggttctcatgggggacttccaccaccctgacatgagctgggaagagagcacagctaggcacaaacagtcaaagaggttcctgcagagcatcgaggataatttcttgacccaggtggtggagacgccaacaaggagaggtgtgctgctggaccttgtactaacaaacaaagagggtctagttggagttgtgaaggttgggggcagccttggctgcagtgaccatgagatagtggagttcccgatcctacgaggagggagcagggcaataagcaggattgcaaccctggacttcaggagggcaaactttggcctcttcagggaccttcttggaggaatctcatggggtagggcccttgaaggaagcgaggtccaagaaagctggttaatagtcaagcatcacctcctccaggctcaagatgggtgcatccctctgaggaagaagtccggcaaagcgggcaggagacctgcgtggatgagcaaggagctcctggcaaaactccaacagaagaaggaagtgtacagaatgtggcaaaggggacaggccacttgggaggaatacagggacgttgccagagtgtgcagggatgcgacaaggaaggctaaggcccatttggagtttaatctggcaagggatgtcaaggacaacaagaaggaacgtcttcaaatacatcaatagcaaaaggaagactagggaaaatgtgggcccgccgctgaatggggcgggtgccctggtaacaaaggaccaggcagagaaggcagagaaggcagagttattgaatgctgcctttgcttcggtcttcactgctaaggccagtcctcaggaattccagagcctggggacaagagaggaaggctggagaaaggaagactctcccttggtggaggaggatcaggttagagatcttttgtccaaacttgacatccaccaatccatgggccccgatgggatgcacccacgagtgctgagggagctggcggatgttattgctaggccactctccatcctcttggaaaggtcatggcaatcaggagaggtgcctgaggactggaagaaagccagcgtccctccagtcttccaaaagggcaagaaggaggacccagggaactacaggccggtcagcctcacctccatccccgggaagctgatggaacagctcatcctggaggtccccactaagcataaggaggacaagaaggtgatcaggaatagtcagcatggattcaccagaaggaaatcatgcttcaacaaccggatagccttctaggatggaatgactggctgggtagatgagggcagagcagtggatgttgtctccctggacttgagcaaagcttttgacactgtctctcatcccatcctcataggtaaactcaggaggtgtgggttggatgagtggacggtgaggtggattgagaactggctggatggccgagctccgagggttgtggtgaatggcgcagagtcaagttggaggcctgtagctagtggtgtcccgcagaggtcagtcctggctccagtcttgttcaatgtattcatcagtgacctggcggaagggacagagtgtaccctcagcaagttggctgatgatactaaactggggggagtggctgacacaccagagggctgcgctgccattcagagggacctggagaggttggagagctgggcggagaggaacctcctgacattccacaaaggcaagtgcagggtcctgcacctagggaggaagaaccccaggcagcaggacaggctgggggctgacctgctggaaagcagctctgcagagaaggacctgggagtgctggtggacaacaagtgaagcatgaggcagcagtgtgcccttgtggccaagaaggccaagggtatcctggggtgcattaggcagagtgttgccagcaggtggagggaggtgatcctcctgctctactcagccctggggaggcctcccctggagtactgtgtccagttctgggctgcccagtacaagagagacatggcactactgcagagagtccagcggagggctaccaagatggtgaggggactggagcacctctcctatgaggaaaggctgagagagctgggcctgttcagtctggagaagagaagactgagaggtgatctgatcaacgtgtataagtatctgagggggggggggtggttgtcaagaagatgaggccgatctcttctccgtggtgcccagcaacaggacaagaggcaacgggcagaaactgaaccacaggaagttccatctaaacctgagaaaaaaacttcttgactgtgagggtgacagagcattggaacaggttgcccagagaggtggtggagtctccttcgctggagatattcaaaacccgtctggatgtgatcctgggcaatatgctctagaggaccctgcttgagcaggggggttggactagatgatctccagaggtcccttccaacctaaaccattctgtgattctgtgaatgtgttGAATGCAGGAAAAATCAGGAATGCAGGAAAACTTTGTATCACTGATGGGCATCCCAATGTTCACTGTGTCCAGATACCTCACTAAAACCATTAGCTGTGCACATCATGTTCAACTGCCTATCACACATTGGCTTGTAAGTTGTTCAGGCCTTGGGTCATTGTGTGAGATGCTGAGGAAATGAGTGGTCTGGAAAACAAAGGAGACCTTGATAAGACATTGCAGAACTAGCAAGCGAGAAAGACTCTCTTTTCATTCAGTCCGTCCACTGTGGTGTCTGGACCAAAGCTCAGTTCCGTACTAGAGCCAGGCTGTACTTTGATGAAGAGGAGGCCTGGGCATTATAACAATGAGAGGTGCACCAAGGAGGCAGTTCCTTGCCTCCCAATCAACTTAGTTGATTCCCTCATTACCCCCGTGTCTCATGTACAGTGTGTCCCACCCATAAAGCTCTGCAAGGGGGTACAGGGAGACCACCCTCAACTCAGtaccatctttctcttctttcttcagctggaagGCAACCAACTTATTGAGCGCACAGAATTGAGTACCAACCATGTCCTAGTATATCTGGAGAAGGTGAGCATATGTCTGGTTCTAGGATGGGAAAGGGAAATGCATACCTTGGGACACTTGGCTGCTTGGGGCAGAAGATCTAGGCCTAAAAAATCCCAAGCATCTACTAAGAATATGAATGAATCTCACATGAATTTTTAACCCTTCCTAGCCTTACTGGTACCTTCCTCCAAACCCTCAAcatgctttccctctgcccctgcacaTAGATCAGGCTCTGACCTCCCCCCCAGCCAGAGCCTCTCCCACTGTGGGGAAGGGCCCAGGGccaggcctgcagccccatgcacaACCTTGGGCCTGGGACGCTGGTGGCAGGGAAGAGTGAAGGAACCTGGGGCAGATGTAGAATTGACCATGAGTCTccaccccttcctttccccagctgagcAACACGACCCTGAACTTCTCCTTCACGGTGGAGCGGGACATCCCTGTTCAGGGCCTAAAGCCAGCTCAAGTGAAGGTCTATGACTACTATGAGACAGGTGAGTGTTGGGGTGGGAGGGTACCCACGGGAGTGAGTCCTGGACATAGGCCATGCTGAGATACACAGGAGCTTTTGGGACATACAGCTGCCCCTGGCCTCAAGCTCTCCATCAACCTCAGCGCTTTCCCACTCTGCCtcagcagtgctttctgagagcagGGGGGCCCCTGGACTCTACCAACCTTCAAACCCACAGTGCCAACAGCCCAGACAGATGGaggcaaccaccctcctcctttctgctcctgcccaggcagggctcTGCAACGATAATGGGGCACAAGTTTGGGCAGTGCGGGTAGTATGTGGATCCCCACATGGCTGTCCTCACCTGTGGGAGCCACTGTGCAGCTGTCCTCACCTGAGGAGAAGGTGAAGGCCATGGGGTCCTAGGGAGGAGGCCATCCTCTCCAGCCTTCAGACTCTCCCCTTGGGATCTTGGTGCCTGTAAGCCTTTCAtgcctccccagggaaaggaacCAGGCCCTGAGGTAGACCCAAGGAAGCTAGGAGGAGTCCTGTGTTCAGATCCTGCCCCAGATTGCAACCATTCCAGGGCGGATGCTGCGTCtccttgtgcttctgttttcccagctgctacatcagggtgacagagacagagaccCTCTGTGTGCTTGAGACAAGGCCTCAAGGCAtaaggcagagccctgctggggctGACTGTGCAGAgttgctctgccttgctgccgCGGTATCCGGATGGGGCTGGGATTGGGGCTCCCTCCCCCCAGGGCTGGGATCTCTGCAGGGAAGTCAGGGATGGTGCTAGCTGTCCGCTGTGGGGCATGGAAGAAGTGTCTCTCTGGAAGCCCTCTGCCAGGAATGCTGAGGGGGTctgacagccctgctctctcccttcccttgtgTCTTCCAGATGAGTTTGCTGTTGAGGAATACAATGCTCCCTGCACCACAGGTAGAGTACATAAGAACAACTGAGGTGTTCCAGTAAGGGCTACTGCTGGTTAGTTTGTGTAAGAATCTGTGCAGAGCGTGGGTTTCCTCAGCCTGGGTAGAATCTCAAGACTTCTTTCACCATGCCCACAGCAGGCTCCTAGCACACCTCAGTGCAGAGAGGTAAATTAAATCCACCTCCTCATGTCCTGTAAAAGGTTAGATagaaatttggttttggtttactTAGGCTGGCAATCCGagtgttattttcttcagtcgtacagagctccttgttttttcctgtgtctttgtgTCACATTGTACAAGTAAGATTGAAGTCTTCCTTGGCGCTGAATATGACACTCAGCTTTTAAGGATCTGCCCTTTCCTTGGCCACTTTCACCAATGCTGTGGACACAGAAGCGTCTTAAACATCATCTCCCAAGCATTTTGGTGAAATGTTGAGTTTATTCACATCTTCAGTTGGGACCTTTCAAACTCTGCCCTGGGTGTTTTTTGCCCTTTGTTGGAGAATCCACATGTTGAGAGAGGACATATGTACTTGATTAGCTCAtactctccagagcagagcagtatctgcctccgctcccctcccttctctgtaACATGGATATCTTGAAAGTAACCAGCCATTCCTATTATGTTATCTGTCTGGGACCAGGCATTTTTTAGGTGAAGCAAATCCCCAGACTTTAATAGGTCTTGAACTTATGTAA from Struthio camelus isolate bStrCam1 chromosome 1, bStrCam1.hap1, whole genome shotgun sequence carries:
- the LOC138068411 gene encoding alpha-1-macroglobulin-like; this encodes MKRRPGHYNNERCTKEAVPCLPINLVDSLITPVSHVQCVPPIKLCKGVQGDHPQLSTIFLFFLQLEGNQLIERTELSTNHVLVYLEKLSNTTLNFSFTVERDIPVQGLKPAQVKVYDYYETDEFAVEEYNAPCTTAKAEQGNA